Genomic DNA from Candidatus Gastranaerophilales bacterium:
TATAAAGTGAGTACTTATTACCTTGTTTAACTTGTGTAAGCGAAAATGCTTCAATATTATTATCTTCATTACTATTTTTTATTATAACAAATACATTGTTTTTATCTGAAAGAATTTTTTGCAGCCGCAGTTTATCAGGTTCTGTAATAAATACCATTCCCGCAGGAAAATGCAAATACGCGGACGGTCTTATCCCGAAATTATAAGTAACAAGCTCTGCGGCTTTTTGCTCATTTGCCACAGAAGAATATTCCGCAAGTTCATTTTGCCCTCCTTTATGGATTAAATCAAAAACATAATGCACGGCAATAATCGAAACACCCGCCATAAACAGAACATGCATTGCAAAAACCAAATATTTTTTCTTCATTCCTATGAAAGCAAGTAAAAGAAAAGAGGTTAAAAGAAACCAAACAGCAACAATAATTTTCATAGGGGCTACTAAATCAGCAACATCTTGAGGCAGCAAATAACTTGACGCCAAAGCAAACATACCGCCAATAAACAAAGTAAACGCCAGAAACATACTTGAAAATTTTATAAGATATTTGTTCTCATCTTTAATCAAATAATCACACCAAAAATTCCCAAGCAATATGGCAACAGCAGGAAACATAGGCAAAATATAAGTGGGCAGCTTTCCGCTTGAAATACTGAAAAAACCAAAAACACAAACCGCATATACAAGAGCAAATATATTCAGTTTTTTTGAATTATCAAGTTCAACAAACCAGTCTTGTATTTTGCCAAAAACCTCCCCGCCTAAAAGTACAGCATTTTTTGTCTGTTTGATAATTAAAGCCAAAAAATTAAACACATAAGGGAAAATCCCGATTAACAAAACCGGTATAAAATACCACACGGGTTCTTTTTCCTTAAGTCCGCCCGAATCTATAAACCTTCCGAAATGATGTCTTATAATATGCTCTTCGATGAATATCATGCCATGTTTTTGATACATAGCCACGTACCACGGCATACTAACCAGCAGCATAATTATAAAGGAAGGGATAATGTTCACAGGGTTAAAAAAGTTTTTTAACCTCTTTGTAAAAACTGCAAATACAAACAGAATTCCAAAAGGAAGAACAAATCCCACCAAACCTTTGGCTAAAATCGCAAGCCCCATAAGTGCATAAGAAACATACCAGTAGAACTTCTCATTTTTTTCTTCGCAAAAGTTTGTCAAAGCGCCGCTATAAACACTAAGCGTCAAAATTGCGGCAAAAACCATATCAATTATAGAAATCCTTGCAAGTACTGTAAACTCAAGCATAGTGAGTAAAATCAAAGCGCTTACAAGTCCTGATATATTAGATTTAACACGTTTAACAAAATAATAGGTAGCGAAAACACTCACCGCCGCCAGCAATGCCACAGGCAAACGTGCCGCAAAGCTGCTCATCACGCCAAAAATCTTATACGATATTGCCACCAGCCAAAAATACAAAGGCGGCTTGTCAAAAAACGGTTCAAAGTTAAACTGCATTGTAACCCAATCATGGCTCAGCAAAATTTCTCTCGCCATAATTGCATATCTTGTTTCATCAACATCGATAAAAGGATATGAACCCAAACCGTAAAATAATACGAAAAAACAAGCCAAAAGTAATATAAGAACAGCTGATAATACTGAATGTTTTTTTATAAATTCCATAACTAACCCTCTGTAGCGTTAAAACAATTATAACAAACTCAAAAATAAATTGATATTAAATAATAATCATCCATGGTAAACTAAAATTACGGGTAATATATATTTATGAAATTTGCATTTATAACAAGAAAACTTGAAGATAACAATTTTTACGGCGGCGGCGAAAAAATGAACTACAGGCTCATTACAGAGCTGATAAAAAAAGGGCATACCG
This window encodes:
- a CDS encoding glycosyltransferase family 39 protein, with amino-acid sequence MEFIKKHSVLSAVLILLLACFFVLFYGLGSYPFIDVDETRYAIMAREILLSHDWVTMQFNFEPFFDKPPLYFWLVAISYKIFGVMSSFAARLPVALLAAVSVFATYYFVKRVKSNISGLVSALILLTMLEFTVLARISIIDMVFAAILTLSVYSGALTNFCEEKNEKFYWYVSYALMGLAILAKGLVGFVLPFGILFVFAVFTKRLKNFFNPVNIIPSFIIMLLVSMPWYVAMYQKHGMIFIEEHIIRHHFGRFIDSGGLKEKEPVWYFIPVLLIGIFPYVFNFLALIIKQTKNAVLLGGEVFGKIQDWFVELDNSKKLNIFALVYAVCVFGFFSISSGKLPTYILPMFPAVAILLGNFWCDYLIKDENKYLIKFSSMFLAFTLFIGGMFALASSYLLPQDVADLVAPMKIIVAVWFLLTSFLLLAFIGMKKKYLVFAMHVLFMAGVSIIAVHYVFDLIHKGGQNELAEYSSVANEQKAAELVTYNFGIRPSAYLHFPAGMVFITEPDKLRLQKILSDKNNVFVIIKNSNEDNNIEAFSLTQVKQGNKYSLYRN